A genomic stretch from Alphaproteobacteria bacterium includes:
- a CDS encoding ABC transporter substrate-binding protein, which translates to MRINIEKFQKCPWSGKGCLRAIGFLVLFNFLFSGAYAQEEFKTLAITQIVSHPALDAVRDGVLEGLAKEGFIEGKNLTVLQGNAQGNISLAAQIAQKFVGQEPDAIMAIATPSAQTAKSADREHAIPIVFAAVTDPIAAKLVKSLEKPGSNVTGVTDFPPMEKQVALIKQILPNLKSLGVLYNPGEANSVAQVDYLKKIAPNIQIVEMPVAKATEILTATQAILPKVDAIYIPLDNTVVSALENVIAVAHKEKIPVFASDSEGVRLGALGTVGISHFEQGLQVARLLARVLRGENPGGISVVQTKAAGTYINKKSAGILGITVPPRVISKAEIISGE; encoded by the coding sequence ATGCGCATAAATATTGAGAAGTTCCAGAAATGTCCTTGGTCTGGGAAAGGCTGCTTGAGGGCGATTGGTTTCTTAGTGCTTTTTAATTTTTTGTTCTCTGGTGCTTACGCACAGGAAGAATTTAAAACCCTCGCCATTACTCAAATTGTTTCACACCCAGCTCTCGATGCTGTTCGAGATGGTGTTTTAGAGGGGCTTGCAAAAGAGGGATTTATAGAAGGTAAAAATTTGACGGTTCTCCAGGGGAATGCTCAAGGGAATATTTCCTTGGCAGCCCAAATTGCTCAGAAATTTGTGGGGCAAGAACCGGACGCCATTATGGCCATCGCGACGCCTTCGGCTCAAACGGCAAAATCTGCAGATCGAGAGCATGCTATTCCCATTGTTTTTGCGGCGGTAACAGATCCCATAGCAGCTAAACTTGTGAAGAGTCTAGAAAAGCCAGGTTCAAACGTGACTGGGGTAACGGATTTCCCCCCCATGGAAAAGCAAGTAGCACTGATAAAACAAATTCTGCCAAATCTAAAAAGTTTAGGGGTTCTGTACAACCCTGGGGAAGCAAATTCTGTTGCTCAAGTAGACTACCTTAAAAAAATCGCGCCTAATATACAAATCGTTGAAATGCCGGTGGCTAAAGCTACGGAAATTTTGACGGCGACTCAAGCAATACTGCCGAAGGTGGACGCTATATATATCCCATTGGATAATACGGTTGTCTCGGCCTTGGAAAATGTGATTGCTGTTGCGCACAAAGAGAAGATTCCCGTTTTTGCCAGTGATTCGGAGGGGGTTCGGCTAGGGGCTCTTGGGACCGTGGGCATAAGTCACTTCGAACAAGGACTCCAAGTGGCTCGGCTTTTGGCGCGCGTCCTAAGGGGAGAAAATCCTGGCGGAATTTCGGTTGTCCAAACAAAAGCTGCGGGGACCTATATCAATAAGAAAAGTGCGGGTATTTTGGGGATAACCGTTCCCCCGAGAGTTATCTCTAAGGCGGAAATCATTTCTGGAGAGTAA
- a CDS encoding BON domain-containing protein produces MTFFGLGSSLLFLSACEPVALVSTGATVVNTSAQERGFSGFVSDSDIRVQINYTWFKKNVDMYRQVNLSVQSGRVLLTGAVSNEEAKEDAMRLAWQADGVREVINELDVSDEQTIGESISDAWISTQIRSELIFTEDVSSSNYTVHTENGVVYLLGVALNPEELDKVIEAARTTSGVVKVVNYVRSLDDPIFKTKPNPPAFEERPVIKKGINKSLKRTSKAALRQVSLKRTKRGVKQNNAPSAPTNSRLPEVSATPLDPQARRV; encoded by the coding sequence ATGACTTTTTTTGGTTTAGGAAGCAGCCTGTTGTTTCTTTCAGCCTGTGAACCCGTGGCCCTTGTCAGCACGGGAGCAACCGTTGTGAATACTTCAGCCCAAGAACGTGGATTTTCAGGCTTCGTCAGTGACTCAGATATTCGCGTTCAGATAAATTACACGTGGTTCAAAAAGAATGTAGACATGTACCGCCAAGTCAATCTTTCCGTTCAGAGCGGACGAGTTCTGTTAACCGGAGCAGTTTCAAATGAGGAAGCAAAAGAAGATGCCATGCGCCTTGCTTGGCAAGCCGATGGTGTTAGAGAAGTCATCAACGAGCTTGATGTTTCCGATGAGCAAACTATTGGTGAATCAATAAGCGACGCCTGGATTTCTACTCAGATCAGAAGTGAATTAATCTTCACCGAAGACGTCAGCTCCTCCAATTATACGGTTCATACTGAAAATGGTGTCGTGTATCTCTTAGGAGTCGCTCTCAACCCCGAAGAATTGGATAAAGTCATTGAGGCTGCTCGTACAACAAGCGGTGTCGTAAAAGTGGTAAATTACGTACGCTCTTTGGACGATCCCATTTTCAAAACAAAACCAAACCCACCAGCATTTGAAGAACGACCCGTGATAAAAAAGGGCATAAATAAAAGTTTGAAACGCACCTCTAAAGCGGCACTCCGTCAGGTCTCCCTTAAGAGGACAAAGAGAGGCGTCAAACAGAACAACGCTCCATCAGCACCCACCAATTCAAGGCTTCCAGAAGTATCTGCCACCCCACTTGACCCGCAAGCCAGAAGAGTCTAG
- the hemA gene encoding 5-aminolevulinate synthase yields MDYEQYFENALTQWKAAGNYRVFANIKRCQGEFPKAHYYGPNGVEEVVVWCSNDYLAMGQHPSVLQAMETAMKEVGAGAGGTRNISGTSHFHVLLEEELADLHKKEAALLFTSGYVANEATLSVLGKKLPNCIIFSDEANHASMIQGIRHSNAEKHIFRHNDLEHLESLLKGAHMLDPTRPKIIAFESVYSMDADIAPIAEICDLAEKYNALTYLDEVHGVGLYGARGGGVAEERGLLDRISIIQGTLGKAFGIMGGYVAASRTLVDFIRCFAPSFIFTTSLPPALAAAAQASVQHLKESQFERLRHQEQVKKVKEGLANISIPFMDEASHIVPVIIGEAHLCRKAADHLVDQHGIYVQPLNYPTVPEGTERFRLTPSVVHTDEMIQQLIAALDDVWNKFDLPRVKPGKSALKEAI; encoded by the coding sequence ATGGATTATGAACAATATTTTGAGAATGCATTAACTCAGTGGAAAGCTGCAGGTAACTATCGTGTGTTTGCCAATATAAAACGTTGCCAAGGGGAATTTCCCAAAGCTCACTATTATGGCCCAAATGGTGTGGAAGAGGTTGTTGTTTGGTGCAGCAATGATTATCTTGCTATGGGACAACATCCGTCGGTTCTGCAGGCCATGGAAACAGCCATGAAGGAAGTCGGTGCTGGTGCAGGGGGGACTCGGAATATCTCTGGAACCAGTCATTTTCACGTTTTATTAGAAGAGGAGCTTGCCGATCTTCATAAAAAAGAAGCTGCACTCTTATTTACGTCTGGTTATGTAGCTAATGAAGCAACCTTGAGTGTCTTGGGTAAAAAGCTTCCTAATTGTATTATTTTTTCTGATGAGGCCAATCATGCCTCCATGATTCAAGGAATTCGTCACAGCAATGCCGAGAAGCATATTTTTAGACACAATGACCTAGAACATTTAGAAAGCCTCTTAAAGGGGGCTCATATGCTGGACCCTACCCGACCAAAAATTATCGCTTTTGAGTCCGTATACTCTATGGATGCAGATATTGCTCCTATTGCTGAGATTTGTGATCTTGCGGAAAAATACAATGCTCTGACTTATCTGGATGAGGTGCATGGAGTTGGCCTCTATGGGGCACGTGGTGGTGGGGTGGCTGAAGAGCGCGGGCTTCTTGATCGAATCTCCATTATACAGGGAACTCTTGGAAAGGCCTTTGGAATAATGGGAGGATACGTTGCTGCTTCCCGAACTTTAGTTGATTTTATCCGTTGTTTTGCTCCCTCGTTCATTTTTACCACATCATTGCCACCGGCCTTGGCGGCTGCTGCTCAAGCTAGTGTTCAACACTTAAAGGAGAGTCAGTTTGAGCGTCTCCGACATCAAGAACAAGTGAAGAAAGTAAAAGAAGGATTGGCTAATATCTCTATTCCTTTTATGGATGAGGCCAGTCACATTGTGCCAGTAATCATCGGTGAAGCACACCTATGCCGCAAGGCAGCAGACCACTTGGTCGATCAACATGGAATCTATGTGCAACCTCTCAACTATCCCACAGTACCTGAAGGAACAGAACGTTTCCGCTTAACCCCATCCGTGGTTCATACGGATGAGATGATTCAGCAACTTATCGCTGCTCTAGATGATGTGTGGAATAAGTTCGATTTGCCTCGGGTTAAACCGGGAAAATCCGCCTTGAAGGAAGCCATTTAG
- a CDS encoding YifB family Mg chelatase-like AAA ATPase, whose amino-acid sequence MHARTNTVAFQGIQVLRIDTQVQIYTGGNVSFNIVGLPDKAVAESRERIRSALYGMGLSLPPKRIVVNLSPADVQKEGSHYDLPIALGLLASMNTIPIEEVARYSVLGELALDGRISSVVGILPAAIDAVSQGLGLICPESCGKEAAWAHDLEILAAPTLLSLVNHFHGRQILSKPSIELKQEETTQPDLKDIKGQETAKRVLEIAAAGGHNMLMTGPPGSGKSMLASRLSSILPPLSPSEALETSMIHSLMGHLRDGKIIRNRPYRDPHHSASLPALVGGGHRAQPGEISLAHNGVLFLDELPEFSRQTLESLRQPLESRKIIVSRANARVTYPSKFQLIAAMNPCRCGYMDEPKRACSQAPKCGEKYQAKISGPLYDRIDLHVHVPPLSPFDLEGTSPREKSADVSKRVFAARQLQIERFKKRNLLQNIRTNSEADGEILMEIATPDRDGIDLLREATQKLNLSGRSYHRVLRVARTIADLACQEDIHRIHIAEALAYRRYC is encoded by the coding sequence ATGCATGCACGTACAAATACTGTGGCATTTCAAGGAATCCAAGTTCTAAGAATTGACACTCAAGTCCAAATCTATACAGGGGGGAATGTCTCCTTTAATATCGTTGGACTCCCAGACAAAGCCGTGGCCGAATCCCGAGAACGCATACGCTCGGCCCTATACGGGATGGGGCTCTCTCTCCCTCCCAAAAGAATTGTCGTGAATTTATCTCCCGCAGATGTTCAAAAAGAAGGAAGCCATTACGATCTTCCGATCGCTCTAGGGCTTCTCGCAAGCATGAATACAATTCCCATTGAAGAAGTCGCGAGATACTCGGTCTTGGGAGAATTAGCCCTGGACGGTCGCATCAGTTCTGTTGTTGGCATTCTGCCGGCCGCTATTGATGCTGTAAGTCAAGGATTGGGGCTGATTTGTCCTGAGTCCTGTGGCAAAGAAGCAGCCTGGGCCCATGATCTAGAAATTCTTGCCGCCCCGACACTATTATCTCTCGTCAACCATTTTCATGGCCGACAAATCCTTTCCAAGCCAAGCATCGAACTTAAACAGGAAGAAACGACTCAACCAGATCTGAAAGATATCAAAGGACAGGAAACAGCAAAACGCGTCTTGGAAATTGCCGCTGCGGGCGGACATAACATGTTGATGACCGGCCCCCCCGGTTCTGGAAAGTCCATGTTGGCAAGTCGCTTGTCTAGCATCCTTCCTCCCCTTTCTCCCAGTGAAGCTTTGGAAACCAGCATGATCCACAGCCTTATGGGGCATCTGAGAGATGGTAAAATTATAAGAAATCGCCCCTATCGCGACCCACATCATTCTGCATCCCTCCCAGCACTTGTGGGCGGGGGACATAGGGCTCAACCTGGAGAAATCTCTCTAGCCCATAATGGAGTCCTCTTTTTGGATGAGCTGCCTGAATTCTCAAGACAAACTTTGGAGTCCCTTCGGCAACCTCTGGAGTCCAGAAAAATCATCGTTTCTAGAGCCAATGCTCGGGTTACATATCCTTCCAAATTCCAGCTAATTGCTGCCATGAACCCCTGCCGGTGTGGATACATGGATGAACCTAAGCGTGCCTGCAGTCAAGCGCCTAAATGTGGGGAAAAATACCAAGCAAAGATTTCCGGTCCTTTATACGATCGTATAGATCTTCATGTGCATGTTCCTCCTCTCTCGCCCTTTGATTTGGAAGGAACTTCTCCCCGGGAAAAAAGCGCTGATGTTTCCAAACGCGTCTTTGCAGCACGCCAACTACAAATTGAGCGATTCAAAAAGCGGAATTTACTCCAAAACATCCGTACGAATTCAGAAGCTGACGGTGAGATTTTGATGGAAATTGCCACCCCTGATAGAGATGGAATTGATCTCCTCAGAGAAGCGACTCAAAAACTAAATTTATCTGGGCGAAGCTATCATCGAGTCCTTCGTGTGGCTAGGACAATTGCAGACCTGGCTTGCCAAGAGGATATTCATCGAATTCATATTGCCGAAGCTCTTGCCTATCGCCGATATTGTTAA
- a CDS encoding ABC transporter substrate-binding protein yields MKTQLTLKQLFTFLTIFTLSAVLSIEGSLAKKVVAITQITQHPSLDKIRAGVLHELAAFEKETGEKVEIVYDNAQGNIALSAQIAQRFAGLNPDAIVAITTPSAQSVLSAVKETDIPLVFSAVTDPVGAKLLKRVDLSTSKVTGTIDFPPVDAQIALIKNLIPNLKNLGVIYNPGEVNSINQVKALDELATKMGITLQLAPADSSNKVRSVAESLVGKVEAIYIPNDNAVVSGLDGVLKVSYENKIPIFTSDGESVERGALAALANNQYEVGRDTGGLVVQLLSGQNVAQVAPIISNIPELTLNIKTAKKIHIAIPDGIIKKATKALE; encoded by the coding sequence ATGAAAACCCAATTAACTCTTAAACAACTTTTTACTTTTTTAACCATCTTTACTTTGTCAGCTGTTCTTTCTATAGAGGGCTCGCTAGCAAAAAAAGTCGTTGCTATCACACAAATCACGCAGCATCCTTCCTTGGATAAAATTAGAGCGGGCGTTCTTCATGAGCTTGCTGCCTTTGAGAAGGAAACGGGTGAAAAAGTGGAGATAGTTTACGATAACGCCCAGGGAAACATTGCACTTTCTGCACAAATAGCGCAGCGATTTGCGGGGTTAAATCCCGATGCTATTGTGGCGATCACAACACCTTCAGCCCAATCTGTTCTCTCGGCAGTCAAGGAAACGGATATTCCGCTGGTTTTTAGCGCGGTCACTGATCCCGTAGGGGCAAAACTTTTAAAACGTGTTGATCTTTCCACTTCAAAAGTGACGGGAACCATCGACTTTCCTCCTGTGGATGCTCAGATTGCTTTGATCAAAAATTTGATCCCGAACCTCAAAAATTTGGGTGTAATATACAACCCAGGAGAGGTAAATTCTATAAATCAGGTGAAAGCACTTGATGAGTTGGCGACCAAAATGGGCATTACGCTTCAATTGGCCCCAGCAGATTCTTCCAACAAGGTTCGGTCTGTGGCAGAGTCTCTCGTTGGAAAAGTCGAAGCCATATATATTCCCAATGACAATGCAGTCGTTTCAGGACTCGATGGGGTTTTGAAGGTATCCTATGAGAATAAAATTCCAATTTTTACAAGTGATGGTGAATCCGTGGAAAGAGGAGCACTTGCTGCTCTCGCGAACAATCAATATGAGGTTGGTCGAGATACAGGCGGCTTAGTAGTTCAATTACTTTCTGGTCAAAATGTGGCACAAGTTGCTCCTATTATCTCTAATATACCCGAGCTAACTCTCAACATAAAAACCGCCAAAAAAATTCATATAGCCATTCCCGATGGAATTATTAAGAAAGCCACAAAGGCTTTGGAATGA
- a CDS encoding YraN family protein, with the protein MFCKSDKKQRGFWGWWKGKIAEHIAVILLILKGYRILQCRYKTHVGEIDIIATRGKLLIMVEVKYRPNLLQASESVTFQQRKRIEKTSTYFLSHFPHFVNHSIRYDVILLTSNHWPVHLKGAWL; encoded by the coding sequence ATGTTTTGCAAATCCGACAAGAAACAAAGGGGATTTTGGGGATGGTGGAAAGGGAAGATTGCTGAACATATAGCTGTCATTCTACTGATACTAAAAGGATATAGGATCCTCCAGTGTCGATATAAAACTCATGTTGGAGAAATTGATATCATTGCCACTCGAGGGAAACTTTTGATCATGGTCGAAGTAAAATACAGGCCTAATTTATTACAAGCTTCTGAGTCGGTTACCTTTCAGCAAAGAAAGAGAATTGAAAAAACCTCAACATATTTTTTGTCTCATTTCCCACATTTTGTTAATCATTCTATCCGATATGACGTTATTTTGTTGACGTCTAACCATTGGCCAGTACATTTGAAGGGTGCTTGGTTATAA
- the gshB gene encoding glutathione synthase: protein MSLFVAIQMDPIESINIQTDSTYLLGLEAEKRGHHLFYYTPENLIFSDNQLKAYGHPLYWREDKSDYYTLGNPQTVSLNEYDVVLMRQDPPFDMAYITATYLLEHLKETTLVVNNPREVRNSPEKLLVTHFPDLTPPTLITRNREEITAFRSKYDDIIVKPLYLHGGKNIFHIKPHDDMFWPIVDLLSEQKREPLIFQKYFPSISTKGDKRAILIDGKLVGAFSRIPPNGDFRANTVLGGSIKKTQLTTRETEVCNKIGKFLSDHELLFAGLDLIEEHVIEINVTSPTGIAALNQLNNVSVESIFWDTIESSISPP from the coding sequence ATGTCCCTTTTTGTTGCCATTCAAATGGATCCCATTGAGTCCATTAATATTCAAACGGATTCAACATATTTACTGGGGCTAGAAGCCGAAAAAAGGGGACATCACCTTTTCTACTATACGCCGGAGAATTTGATTTTTTCTGATAACCAGCTAAAAGCATATGGGCATCCCCTTTACTGGAGAGAAGATAAATCCGACTATTATACCCTGGGAAACCCCCAAACTGTCTCCTTAAACGAATATGATGTTGTTCTGATGAGACAGGATCCGCCTTTTGATATGGCGTATATAACGGCCACTTATCTTTTGGAGCACCTCAAAGAGACAACTCTGGTTGTAAATAACCCCCGTGAAGTCAGAAATTCTCCCGAGAAACTTTTAGTGACACACTTTCCTGACCTCACACCGCCTACTCTCATCACTCGGAATAGAGAGGAAATCACCGCTTTTCGAAGCAAATATGATGACATCATCGTCAAACCCCTATACCTCCATGGCGGGAAAAACATCTTTCATATCAAACCCCATGATGACATGTTCTGGCCAATTGTAGATTTGCTCAGTGAACAGAAGCGTGAGCCCCTTATTTTTCAAAAATACTTTCCAAGTATTTCGACAAAGGGAGATAAGCGCGCAATCCTTATTGATGGTAAACTTGTAGGCGCTTTTTCGCGTATTCCTCCCAATGGCGATTTCCGAGCCAATACTGTCCTAGGGGGATCCATAAAGAAAACTCAACTGACCACACGAGAGACGGAAGTTTGCAATAAAATTGGGAAGTTCCTATCAGACCACGAGCTTCTATTTGCCGGCCTTGATCTTATAGAAGAACATGTCATTGAAATTAACGTTACGTCCCCAACGGGCATCGCTGCTCTAAATCAGCTGAATAATGTGTCCGTCGAAAGCATCTTTTGGGATACGATTGAATCTTCTATCAGTCCACCATAA